The genomic stretch TCTTATGACAGAGAGTTTGCAAAATTACGAGGAATAAATGTAGAGTTTTTCTATACACTGCTTTTAGTGTTGGCCAGTTTAACGGTTGTTGCAGCTATAAAAGTGGTGGGACTTATTTTGGTCATTGCTCTATTAACCATACCCACTTACTTAGCTGAGATGTTTGCCAAGCGACTCTCTATGATGATGATTTTAAGTTCAGTGATGGCCTTGATATTTACAATGTCGGGTCTGTTTGTATCGTACCGTTTTGATATCAGTTCAGGTGCCAGTATTATCATGGTTGCAATCGTTGCTTTAGTTGTAATTAAATTATTTAAAAAAGAGTAAAAATGAATGAATATATAAAGTTGGGGGAAATGAACCAACTTAAAATTGACCGTGTAAGTGAACCAGGCGTTTACTTAGTGAGTCAAACCCAAGATGAATCGGTTTTATTACCCAATGCCTATATTACATCTAAGATGCAAATAGGGGATATTTTAGAGGTTTTTATTTATACCGATTCAGAAGACCGTTTGGTTGCCACAACTCAAACGCCTTATGTTAAAAAAGATGAATTTGCACTTTTAGAAGTCGTAGACAGCTCAAAGTTTGGTGCATTTATGGACATGGGATTGTCCAAAGATCTGCTGGTGCCTAAAAACAGACAAAAAACACCTTTTAAAGTAGGCGAAAAACGTTTTGTGCGTGTCATTGAAGATGAAAAAACCAATCGACTCATTGGTGTAGAGAAGTTCGCCTCTTTTTTAAAAAAAGCCACAGGTCTATTTGAAGTCAATGATGAGGTTGAAATTTTGCTTTTTGCTAAAACTCCATTAGGGTTTAAAGTGGTTGTGAATAACAACTATGAAGGTATGATTTTTCATAATGAGATTTTTGAAATGGTACATGTGGGAGATAAAAGAAAAGCTTATATTAAAAATGTCAGAGAAGATGGGAAACTTGATATTGCTTTACAACAAATTGGTTCAAAAAGTAACGATGATGCACAAAATAAAATATTATCTTATCTTGAACAAAATAGTGGTTTCATGGAGTTTACATCAAAAAGCGATGCCGAAGATATTAAAAAAACGTTTGGTTTGAGCAAGAAAAATTTTAAAGCTTCATTGACAAAACTGCTGTCACTAGATAGAATTGAAAATGTACAAAATGGTGTGAAACTTAAGAAGTGAAATAATTCATTTGTACTTTTTTGAATTAAGATAAATTTTATCCTAATTCATTATAATTTTGAACTTTAATCTTAAACACAAGGAAAAATTATGGCAACAACTAAGTTAAAAGGTAATGTTGTAAATTTAGCAGGAACTGAAGTTAACGTTGGTGATAAAGCACCAGTAGTTAAAGTAGTAGCGCAAGACTTATCTGAAGTACAAATTGGTGGAGAACAAGGAAAAGCACAAATCGTTGTGGTTGTACCTTCATTAGACACACCAGTATGTGCAGCTGAAACAAGAAAGTTCAACGAAGAGGCTGCTAAAGTTGAAAATGCTGAAGTGGTAGTAGTTTCAATGGACTTACCTTTTGCAATGGGGAGATTCTGTACAACAGAAGGAATTGAAAACTTAAAAGTTGGATCAGACTTTAGAAATAAAGATTTAGCCAATGCATATGGTGTTTTAATTGCGGATGGACCATTATCAGGTGTTACTTGTAGAGCAATCTTTGTTATCAATGCAAGCGGTGTTGTAACATATAAAGAGATTTGCCCAGAAATCACTGAAGAACCAAACTATGATGAAGCATTAGCAGCCATTAAATCTGCAACTTCTACTTCTTGTTGTGGGACTTGTCAATAATCAATTTTTTATATCTATAAAAAAGATACAATACTCCTAAGATTTAAACCAGTTTAAATGGTTTGCTTAGGAGTTTTTTTATGTTTAAAAATTGGTATCAAAAATTCAGTGCTCAACCACATCAACCTTTTTTTACCTCAGGTATTATTCTTTTTATTCTTTTTTTAGGATTACTTTTTGGTGTTTATAACGGCACAGTTACCGTTACAAGTGATGTATTAACTTTTCATGCATACGCTTTTATTTTTGTTATATTTTCACAATTCTTTTTGGGTTTCTTGTTTGTGGTATTTCCACGTTTTTTAATGCAAGCCAATATTGCCCCCAAACGGTATATGACACAATTTATATTTTATGGTTTAGGAAGTATTCTGTTTTTTGTAGGACTTTTACTCTCTAAACCTTTATATTTGGTTGGTATGTTTGTATTAATTTTAACTCAAACTGCAAGTTTTATTGTCCTTTATAGAACTTATAAAAATTCATTAATGAAAGAGAAGTATGATGCAAAATGGGTCTTAGTAGGATACGTATCAGGACTGATTTCACATGCAGTTTTTATTCTTTCACAGTTTTCTTTTGAATATGCTACAAAGATAGAACATCTCACAATTGTTTCAGGCTTTTATCTCTATTTATTTGTGGTTGTTTTTACCATTTCGCAACGAATGGTTCCTTTTTTTACTTCCATGAAAGTTGTTGGATATAGCATCAATAAATCCAAATATTTAATGGAAAAAGTGTATGGTTTATTGGTGTTTAAAGTACTCTTGATTACACTCGACCAACCTTCATTATATTTGCTTGCTGATTTTCCTTTATTGATACTGTTTGTGTATGAATTGTACAGATGGAAATTACCACTGTTTAAAGTGAGTGCAATTATGTGGGTGCTTTTCATCTCTTTATATTGGATACCTGTGGGATTTTTGATTGCGTGTGTGCAAGATGTGGCTTATTTGATGAACAGCACGTTTGTGTTTGAACAAGCATCACTGCATGCATTTGCTGTGGGCTATTTTGTAACTGTACTTATTGGTTTTGGTACACGTGTTGTTTTAGGACACTCTGGACAAACCCCACATGCAGACAGATGGGCTGTTGCAATGTTTATCTTTATTCAAGCCGTTGTATTGGTTCGTTTGTGGGCGAGTATTTCAATCAACTTTGAAGCGGATTATATTTTTTGGATCAATCACAGTGCTCTTTTACTTATCATTGGATTGCTTGCTTGGAGTGTGAAATATCTGCGTATCTTAATTAAAGGACATACTCCTGAACACTAAACAAAGACTTTACACTTTTTGAATATACTTAAAGTATCAAAAGTGTAAAGGAGTTGTTATGAGACCTTTAAATGAAAACGATGTGACTGCTGAAGAACTCTTTGTTAATCGAAGAAAGTTTTTAAAACTGGGAGCAGCTGGTTTGGTTGCAAACAGTGCAGTCATGGATTTGTTAGCAAAAGAGTTTATGCCAAAAGCCAATTTGCAGTATGTTAAAGACAGTAACCCTGAACAGTTGGTTTTAAACAGTTTTGAACAAATCACCTCATACAACAACTTTTATGAGTTTACCACTTCAAAAGAGGGGGTGAAATATCTTGCTCATACACTTAAAACTGACCCTTGGAGCATTGAAATTGATGGTTTGGTGGAAAAACCGTTTGTCATTGATGTACAAGATTTAATCAAAAAATACACACTTCAAGAACGTATTTACAGATTCAGATGTGTGGAAGGGTGGTCCATGGTGGTACCGTGGGTAGGATTTGAACTCTCACAACTCATTAAAGATGTCAAAGTGCTCTCAAAAGCAAAATATATCCGATTTGAAACCAAGTATGATGATGAAATGTTCCCTGACCAAAGTCGAGGTCTGTTTGCGGCATTGGATTATCCGTATGCGGAAGGTTTACGTTTGGATGAAGCGATGAATCCTTTGAGTTTGATGGCCGTTGGACTCTATGGTAAAACGTTAGAGAATCAAAACGGAGCACCGCTTCGCTTGGTGGTGCCTTGGAAGTATGGTTTTAAATCGATTAAATCCATTTCTAAAATCAGTTTTGTAGAGAAAGAGCCACTCAATTCTTGGCAAAAATCAAACCCCAATGAGTATGGCTTTTTTGCCAATGTGAATCCTGAAGTAGACCATCCACGGTGGAGTCAAAAAAGAGAGCGGGTATTGGGACAGCTCTTTAAACAACGAACATTGATGTTCAATGGCTATGAAAAAGAGGTGGCACACCTGTATAAAAACATGGATTTAACAAGGTATTTCTGATGCGTTGGCTTCTGTTTATAGGGTTACTTTTACCGGCACTCATAACTTCTTGGCAAGTCTTTTTTGCTCAAAATATCACAGACCCTATAAAATATATCTATACGGTAACGGGAACAACCTCTATCATACTTTTGTTTGCAACAACCACACTTTCTCTTATTAAAAACAGAGTCAACCTCATAACTTATCGTCGACAAATTGGACTATTTGGATTTTTTTATGCCTTACTTCATTTTTTAAATTTTTTAATTTTTGATATGCAGTTGGATATTGTGTTTGCGTTTGAAGAGACCTTGGATAAACCCTTTATCTATTTGGGAATGGTAGCTTTTTTAATCTTACTATTTATGGCAAGTACTTCAACTAAAAAACTCTTTGCTAAATATAATAAATATCATAAAGCCTTGTATGTGGCGTTGATACTTGTTACCGTTCATTTTGTTATGGCGCAAAAATCATTGAATATGGCACAATACTTCTATTTGGTGCTCATTGGATTCATCCTCTTTTTTAAGTTTAAACAACGTCTTCATTTTTGATTGGTTTATACCAAATGAAATGAGAAGTGTGCTACCATTGCACAATGAAAATACCATGTAGAAAAATCAAACTTTATGCCTCTATCTAATCTGAACGAAGAACAACTCCAAGCAGCCACGTGTAAAAGTGGTTATAATCTTATTATTGCCAGTGCCGGTACAGGAAAAACATCCACCATTGTAGGACGAATCGCAAATTTAATTCACTCTGGAGTAAAACCCAATGAAATTTTACTCTTAACTTTTACTAATAAAGCAGCTTCAGAGATGATACAGCGAGTGGCAAAATTTTTTGGAAAAGAGATTGCCAAAGAGATTATGGCAGGAACCTTTCACTCGGTCTCTTATAAATTGTTAAAGCAGTTAGAAGCCAATATCACTCTTAAACAACCCAATGAGCTAAAGACACTCTTTAAATCGCTTTATGAAAAACGTGTTTTTTATAACAGAGACGATGAAGCCAACCCATATGATGGGGGCTATTTGTATGAGCTTTACTCTCTGTTTTTAAACTCAACACATAATGAAACTTTTGGAGAGTGGATTATCTCAAAAAATGCTTCTCATGAGATTTATACGCCCATTTATGAGGACGTGGTTTTAGAGTTTAATGAACTTAAAAAGAAGTATGGCTATGCCAATTTTGATGATTTGTTGACCATCATGCTTGAAACCTTGGAGACCAATAACTTTGAGTTTAAAGAGATTTTAGTGGATGAGTACCAAGACACCAATCCATTGCAAGGTCGACTGCTTGAAGGGTTTAAACCAAAATCTTTGTTCTGTGTGGGAGATTATGACCAAAGTATCTATGCTTTTAATGGTTCAGATATAGGGATTATCTCTACGTTTGCCAAACGGTATGATGATGCGACTGTTTTTACGTTGCGTAAAAACTATCGTTCGACCAAACCGATTTTAGATTTGGCCACAAAAGTGATTGAGTTTAATGAACGTGTCTATGAAAAGAAACTTGAAGTAGTACGAAATGAGTTTGAGCACAAGCCAAAACTGTTGGCATTTAATGAACTCTTTGAGCAGTATGAGTATATCTCAAAGCTGATTTCTCAAAGTCAAACTCCACACAATGAGATTGCCATCATTTTTAGAAACAACTCCAGTGCCGATGGAATTGAAGCCAATTTACGAGAGTATGGCATTGCTTCCAAACGAAAAGGAGGACACTCTTTCTTTGATTCATTGGAAGTGAAGTTTGTACTTGACTTGATGATGTTGTTGGTTAATCACAACGATATGATGAGTGTGATACATATTTTAGAGTATGGAAAAGGGATTGGTAAAGCCATTGCCAAAGATATCTTTGATGCGCTTATTAAATTGGGAGATGGCAACCTGTTTCAAGGGCTATTTGCACCCAATAAGGATATCAATAATCCGTATGTGAGTAATAAAACTAAAAATATCCAGTTAGGTCTGTTTGATGACTTTGTGGAATTAGGAAGTGTCTCTAAATTTGCCCACAGTGGATTTGATGAAGCCTTTTTAGGAAACCCATTGTTAAAACACCCTAAGTTAAGTAAAGAGGGGGGAGAGTTTATCTATGAGTTTTATAAAATCATTAAAGAGTTACGACGAGTTAAAAACCCGAATTCTATCATTGAACACATCATCAAATCCCAACTGTTTGCAATGTTGCGTGAAAATTTAAGCACCAAACGAGCCACGCAAAAAGATGGTAGCATCAATGAAACGGCCAAACTCTCTGCCAAAACCAAAATTGACAGAAAAACACAACTTTTAAAAACTTTGGCGTATCACTACACAGAGTTATCGAAGTTTATCAATGCAATGATTTTAGGTGGCAGTGAGATGAGTGAAGGGGATGGCGTCAATCTTTTAAGTGTACATGCCAGCAAAGGTTTGGAGTTTAAAGAGGTTTATGTTATTGATTTAATGGATGGGCGATTTCCTAACCGAAAGCTTATGAGTAAAGGCGGATCGCTAGAAGAAGAGCGACGACTTTTCTATGTAGCAGTGACTCGTGCAAAAGATATCTTGTATCTCAGTTATGCAAAATATGATCGTATCAAAAAACTTGATTTTATTCATTCGCCATTTTTAAAAGAGGCGGGCTTAATTAAAGATGATGTTTCACAAGAGTAAAAAAATCACTGCACTTCCGTCTTTGAAAAATACTTAAATCAGTATAAATCGCACCAAAGGGCGGTTTGATTGATACGGCTTCGAACCAAGTTTTTCCCAGAGTGTTTTGCACTGTAAAGCAGTTCGTCTGCATTTTTTAATATTTCATCAATATTATGAGATAGGCTGTTGTCATTCAGACCAAAACTGGCCGTGAATTTCAAACGGTGACCGCATTTGAGCTTTATCTCTAAATTGGCGACCATCTTACGAAGATTTTCAACTTTTTTATTGGCATCATCAAGTTGGGTATTAGGGAAAACAATTGCAAACTCTTCTCCTCCTAAACGACCAAAAATATCATCTTCACCGATTTCATCTTTTATCATAGATGCAAAAGCAACCAAGACTTTATCTCCAATGTTATGACCATATTTATCGTTGATTTGTTTAAAGTTATCAATATCTATCATGACTAAAGAAACACTGCTTTTATCTTCTAAAGCTTGTTTGAGTACCTTTTCTGACTCTATGAAAAAGCTTCGTCGGTTGTGCGTTTTGGTTAACGGATCACTGTACGCTAAATAGTGTAACTGTTCATTTGATTTTTTTACTTTTTTAAGCAGCCCTTCAAGTTGTTTGGTGCGTTTTTCAACTTTACTTTCAAGTATTTTTTTATCTTTTTGAAGCACACGTCGATAGAGCATTTGAGTTTTATAAATGATGTATAAAATCACTGCTAAAAAAAGCCCCATGATGGCATTGACAATTTGAATGGTTTTTTCACCTTCATTGACAAATTTACGGGGATTGATGGTTTTGATACTGAACAAATACTCATCATGATGATTATAAAAAGAGATGTTATTGATGATTTGCCGAGCTTCTAATGAAGTTTGAACAAAAATATTTTCTATGAGTCGAGTCGATAATTTGAGTGTTGTTTGAGTAATGTGTTCATGTGTAATATTGAGTTGCGCAAAATCTTCAGAGAGTTTTTGCAAAGAGTTGTTATTGAGGTTTTTCCCTAAATAGATAAATGCAGTGGGATTGAGTTGTTTTTTAATCAGATAAAAAATACGATTTTTATAGGTGTAAATGTCAGCAGTATAACTTTGGTGTTTAAATAGTTCTATAAGATCATTTTCAAAAGGAGTTTGGTTTTCAATTAGAGGAATGATTTCATCATTATTGTAGTTATAACGTGAAAAAACAGTGCCATCTTTGATGTTTTTATAAACAATAAAATCCAATCCTATCATCCCAATTTCACTGATGGTCGCGATGTTAAAGCCACTATAGATAAATGTATTTGCAACTTTGTCTATTTGTTGAATTTCAGTGTTTATGTGTGTGAGTAGGTTGTTGATATGTTTTTCGTTTTGGATGCTCTCAATGGTATGATAATTGGTTAAAAAAAAATTTTGGCTCAGACAGTAAAATAGTATAACGCAAAGAATCAATGAACCAAAAAAGATAGAACGACTGTTAAAAAATCTCTTCATTTGTGTTACCTATTTAAAGTGCTTAACATTATAACAAAAACTTATTAAAAAATGTCATATTATAGTCACAAAAGTTAAAAAATTATATAATTTTGGCTGTACTATTAAAACATAATACTTTTTTCGATATAATCGCGAATATTTATGCAAACAGGAAAATAAATGAGTGAAAAATACGAACCGTCAAAAATAGAAGACAAATTTTATAAAATATGGGAAGAGCGAGGTTATTTTGAGATTGATGGAAACCAATCAATTCAAGAGAAAGATAAAAACTTTGCAATTATGATGCCTCCTCCAAATGTAACGGGAAGTCTTCATATTGGGCATGCTTTGACATTTACACTTCAAGATATTATTACACGATACAAACGAATGGATGGGTACAAAACCTTATGGCAACCAGGAACAGACCACGCAGGTATTGCAACGCAAAACGTGGTAGAAAAACAACTTTTAGCTGAAGGTACAGCAAAAGAAGCATTAGGACGAGAGAAGTTTTTAGAGCGAGTTTGGAAATGGAAAGAGTACTCTGGTGGTACCATTGTTCATCAAATGAGAAAACTGGGAGTTACTCCAGCTTGGTCGCGTGAGCGATTTACCATGGATGATGGATTAAAAGAGGCTGTTAAAGAGGCGTTTGTTCATCTTTATAATGAAGGTATGATTGTACAAAATAATTATATGGTAAACTGGTGTACACACGATGGTGCGCTGTCTGATATTGAAGTAGAACACGATGAATTAAATGGTAAATTTTATCACATGAATTACCACTTTGCCGATGGTAGTGGTCATGTAACAGTGGCAACAACCAGACCTGAAACTTACTTTGGCGATACTGCCATCATGGTGCACCCTCAAGATGAGCGATATAAAAATATCGTAGGAAAAGAGGTTGTTTTACCATTAACAGACAGAAAGATTAAAATCATTACAGATGAGCACGTTGACATGGAGTTTGGAACGGGAGTTGTTAAAGTAACACCAGCACACGACCAAAACGACTACGAAGTAGGAAAACGACACGACTTAGAGTTCATCACTTGTTTTGATGAAAAAGGGATTTTAAATGACTATTGTGGAGAGTTTGCAGGATTAGAGCGATTGGAAGCGAGAAAACCAATCGTTGAAAAACTTGAAGATGAAGGGTTTATTGTAAAAATCGAAGAGCACGTTCACCAAGTAGGGCATTGTTACCGATGTAAAAACATTGTAGAGCCATATATCTCTAAACAGTGGTTTGTACGAAAAGAGGTTGCGGCTAAATCAATTGAAAAGACCTATGCAGGGGAAGCAAAGTTTCATCCAAGTCACTGGTTAAACTCATACCGAGCATGGATGGATGAACTAAGAGATTGGTGTATTTCACGACAGTTATGGTGGGGACACCGAATTCCAGTATTTTACTGTGAGGATTGTGACCATCAATGGGCTGATAAAGCAGATGAACCAGCAGCTTGTCCAAAATGTGCAAGTAAAAACTTCATTCAAGACCCCGACGTACTTGATACGTGGTTCTCTTCTGCATTGTGGGCATTTTCACCATTGGGTTGGGGAAACAATGGTCAAATGCAAGGCACATTTACGCCTGAAGATTTAAAAGATTTCTATCCTAATTCACTTTTGATTACTGGGTTTGACATCATGTTCTTCTGGGTTGCAAGAATGATGATGATGGGTGAACATTTCCAAGGCCAATTGCCATTTAAAGATATTTATATGCATGCACTCGTTCGAGATGAGCACGGGGCAAAAATGTCAAAATCAAAAGGAAACGTCATTGATCCATTGGATATGGTTGAAGAGCACAGTGCCGATATTATCCGATTTACACTTGCGTATTTAGCAATACAAGGTCGAGATATTAAACTGGGTGCAAAAAACTTAGAGCAGTTCAGAAACTTTACCAATAAATTGTACAACGCATCAAACTTCTTACAACTCAATGTTGATACGTTTCCTGACTTAAAAGATATTGAGATTAAAACACCACTGGGGCTTTACATGCAAAGTAAACTCAGTGATGCATTGGATGAAGTACGAAATACGTTAGAAGCGTACAAATTCAATGAAGCAGCAAGTACATTATATAAATTTGTATGGAATGATTTCTGTGACTGGGGAATTGAGTATGCCAAAGCTTCAAAAGAATCAGTGCTTGAATTGGGAGCTATCTTTAAAGAGACACTGAAAATGGTATCGCCGTTTATGCCATTTATCTCTGATTACTTATATCATAAATTAAGTGGTACGACTTTAGAAGAGGGAGATTCCTTGATGATTATGAACTTTCCTAAAGATGTTGCTAAAAATGAAAAAATTGAAGCAGATTTTGCCATTATTGAAGAAGCAATTACTGCCATAAGACGAGCAAAAGTTGTGATTGATATGGGGAATTCAAGAATTGCAAAAGCGTATATTAAACTTGATAAAACAATTGATACCCAAATGGCAAAACCTTTTATTCAAAAACTGGCAAAAGTTGAAAACGTTGAGTTTGTTGATGCAAAAATTGAGAATTCAGTAACAGATGTAAGTGATAATTTAGAAGTCTATATTCCAACGGCTGAAATTGATATGAGTGCCATTGTTGATAAATTAAGTAAACAAAAAGAGAAAACTCAAAAAGAGTTTGATAAACTTAATGGTATGCTTTCTAATGAACGTTTTGTTGCAAATGCTCCTGATCATGTTGTGGCCGAAAACAGACAAGCACTTGAAGAAGTAAAAACAAAATTAGAAAAAATTGAGAATGAGTTACGCTCTTTAGGAGTGTAGCTTTACCAAAAGGGGTGAGCGTGGTATTATTAAAACAGATTATTTTTGCAGGTTTACTCATATCACTCTTCGGTGGTTGTTACTCTACAACCCAAGATCGAGTTGAAAAGTTGTTGCAAACTGATGCAGCCAATATCATTAAAAATGACTATAAAAATGTGGTTAAACAACTTGTTACTTTTAAAGATAAGTTGGATAAACGAAATCCTAAAGCTTACAATAAAACCAATGCCCCTATCATCTACACACAACTGGATAACTTACAAAATACTTTTAATTTAAAGTATGCCAATAACGATTTGGTTAAATACAAAGAGTATCTGCAAATTGCATTTTCGAAAT from Candidatus Marinarcus aquaticus encodes the following:
- a CDS encoding S1 RNA-binding domain-containing protein, translated to MNEYIKLGEMNQLKIDRVSEPGVYLVSQTQDESVLLPNAYITSKMQIGDILEVFIYTDSEDRLVATTQTPYVKKDEFALLEVVDSSKFGAFMDMGLSKDLLVPKNRQKTPFKVGEKRFVRVIEDEKTNRLIGVEKFASFLKKATGLFEVNDEVEILLFAKTPLGFKVVVNNNYEGMIFHNEIFEMVHVGDKRKAYIKNVREDGKLDIALQQIGSKSNDDAQNKILSYLEQNSGFMEFTSKSDAEDIKKTFGLSKKNFKASLTKLLSLDRIENVQNGVKLKK
- the prx-suh gene encoding thiol peroxidase Prx-SUH, whose amino-acid sequence is MATTKLKGNVVNLAGTEVNVGDKAPVVKVVAQDLSEVQIGGEQGKAQIVVVVPSLDTPVCAAETRKFNEEAAKVENAEVVVVSMDLPFAMGRFCTTEGIENLKVGSDFRNKDLANAYGVLIADGPLSGVTCRAIFVINASGVVTYKEICPEITEEPNYDEALAAIKSATSTSCCGTCQ
- a CDS encoding NnrS family protein — its product is MFKNWYQKFSAQPHQPFFTSGIILFILFLGLLFGVYNGTVTVTSDVLTFHAYAFIFVIFSQFFLGFLFVVFPRFLMQANIAPKRYMTQFIFYGLGSILFFVGLLLSKPLYLVGMFVLILTQTASFIVLYRTYKNSLMKEKYDAKWVLVGYVSGLISHAVFILSQFSFEYATKIEHLTIVSGFYLYLFVVVFTISQRMVPFFTSMKVVGYSINKSKYLMEKVYGLLVFKVLLITLDQPSLYLLADFPLLILFVYELYRWKLPLFKVSAIMWVLFISLYWIPVGFLIACVQDVAYLMNSTFVFEQASLHAFAVGYFVTVLIGFGTRVVLGHSGQTPHADRWAVAMFIFIQAVVLVRLWASISINFEADYIFWINHSALLLIIGLLAWSVKYLRILIKGHTPEH
- the msrP gene encoding protein-methionine-sulfoxide reductase catalytic subunit MsrP, whose amino-acid sequence is MRPLNENDVTAEELFVNRRKFLKLGAAGLVANSAVMDLLAKEFMPKANLQYVKDSNPEQLVLNSFEQITSYNNFYEFTTSKEGVKYLAHTLKTDPWSIEIDGLVEKPFVIDVQDLIKKYTLQERIYRFRCVEGWSMVVPWVGFELSQLIKDVKVLSKAKYIRFETKYDDEMFPDQSRGLFAALDYPYAEGLRLDEAMNPLSLMAVGLYGKTLENQNGAPLRLVVPWKYGFKSIKSISKISFVEKEPLNSWQKSNPNEYGFFANVNPEVDHPRWSQKRERVLGQLFKQRTLMFNGYEKEVAHLYKNMDLTRYF
- a CDS encoding sulfite oxidase heme-binding subunit YedZ translates to MRWLLFIGLLLPALITSWQVFFAQNITDPIKYIYTVTGTTSIILLFATTTLSLIKNRVNLITYRRQIGLFGFFYALLHFLNFLIFDMQLDIVFAFEETLDKPFIYLGMVAFLILLFMASTSTKKLFAKYNKYHKALYVALILVTVHFVMAQKSLNMAQYFYLVLIGFILFFKFKQRLHF
- a CDS encoding ATP-dependent helicase, with the translated sequence MPLSNLNEEQLQAATCKSGYNLIIASAGTGKTSTIVGRIANLIHSGVKPNEILLLTFTNKAASEMIQRVAKFFGKEIAKEIMAGTFHSVSYKLLKQLEANITLKQPNELKTLFKSLYEKRVFYNRDDEANPYDGGYLYELYSLFLNSTHNETFGEWIISKNASHEIYTPIYEDVVLEFNELKKKYGYANFDDLLTIMLETLETNNFEFKEILVDEYQDTNPLQGRLLEGFKPKSLFCVGDYDQSIYAFNGSDIGIISTFAKRYDDATVFTLRKNYRSTKPILDLATKVIEFNERVYEKKLEVVRNEFEHKPKLLAFNELFEQYEYISKLISQSQTPHNEIAIIFRNNSSADGIEANLREYGIASKRKGGHSFFDSLEVKFVLDLMMLLVNHNDMMSVIHILEYGKGIGKAIAKDIFDALIKLGDGNLFQGLFAPNKDINNPYVSNKTKNIQLGLFDDFVELGSVSKFAHSGFDEAFLGNPLLKHPKLSKEGGEFIYEFYKIIKELRRVKNPNSIIEHIIKSQLFAMLRENLSTKRATQKDGSINETAKLSAKTKIDRKTQLLKTLAYHYTELSKFINAMILGGSEMSEGDGVNLLSVHASKGLEFKEVYVIDLMDGRFPNRKLMSKGGSLEEERRLFYVAVTRAKDILYLSYAKYDRIKKLDFIHSPFLKEAGLIKDDVSQE
- a CDS encoding GGDEF domain-containing protein, which produces MKRFFNSRSIFFGSLILCVILFYCLSQNFFLTNYHTIESIQNEKHINNLLTHINTEIQQIDKVANTFIYSGFNIATISEIGMIGLDFIVYKNIKDGTVFSRYNYNNDEIIPLIENQTPFENDLIELFKHQSYTADIYTYKNRIFYLIKKQLNPTAFIYLGKNLNNNSLQKLSEDFAQLNITHEHITQTTLKLSTRLIENIFVQTSLEARQIINNISFYNHHDEYLFSIKTINPRKFVNEGEKTIQIVNAIMGLFLAVILYIIYKTQMLYRRVLQKDKKILESKVEKRTKQLEGLLKKVKKSNEQLHYLAYSDPLTKTHNRRSFFIESEKVLKQALEDKSSVSLVMIDIDNFKQINDKYGHNIGDKVLVAFASMIKDEIGEDDIFGRLGGEEFAIVFPNTQLDDANKKVENLRKMVANLEIKLKCGHRLKFTASFGLNDNSLSHNIDEILKNADELLYSAKHSGKNLVRSRINQTALWCDLY
- a CDS encoding valine--tRNA ligase; translated protein: MSEKYEPSKIEDKFYKIWEERGYFEIDGNQSIQEKDKNFAIMMPPPNVTGSLHIGHALTFTLQDIITRYKRMDGYKTLWQPGTDHAGIATQNVVEKQLLAEGTAKEALGREKFLERVWKWKEYSGGTIVHQMRKLGVTPAWSRERFTMDDGLKEAVKEAFVHLYNEGMIVQNNYMVNWCTHDGALSDIEVEHDELNGKFYHMNYHFADGSGHVTVATTRPETYFGDTAIMVHPQDERYKNIVGKEVVLPLTDRKIKIITDEHVDMEFGTGVVKVTPAHDQNDYEVGKRHDLEFITCFDEKGILNDYCGEFAGLERLEARKPIVEKLEDEGFIVKIEEHVHQVGHCYRCKNIVEPYISKQWFVRKEVAAKSIEKTYAGEAKFHPSHWLNSYRAWMDELRDWCISRQLWWGHRIPVFYCEDCDHQWADKADEPAACPKCASKNFIQDPDVLDTWFSSALWAFSPLGWGNNGQMQGTFTPEDLKDFYPNSLLITGFDIMFFWVARMMMMGEHFQGQLPFKDIYMHALVRDEHGAKMSKSKGNVIDPLDMVEEHSADIIRFTLAYLAIQGRDIKLGAKNLEQFRNFTNKLYNASNFLQLNVDTFPDLKDIEIKTPLGLYMQSKLSDALDEVRNTLEAYKFNEAASTLYKFVWNDFCDWGIEYAKASKESVLELGAIFKETLKMVSPFMPFISDYLYHKLSGTTLEEGDSLMIMNFPKDVAKNEKIEADFAIIEEAITAIRRAKVVIDMGNSRIAKAYIKLDKTIDTQMAKPFIQKLAKVENVEFVDAKIENSVTDVSDNLEVYIPTAEIDMSAIVDKLSKQKEKTQKEFDKLNGMLSNERFVANAPDHVVAENRQALEEVKTKLEKIENELRSLGV